Proteins encoded by one window of Panicum virgatum strain AP13 chromosome 7N, P.virgatum_v5, whole genome shotgun sequence:
- the LOC120681381 gene encoding uncharacterized protein LOC120681381 translates to MALFARWLVLLTCLIGLNEQPQILVDEEHEDVHSQDENVDAGGGGVHPQNGNTVESHVHARLGLAGRRRGGGFNVSGGAVHGSSGRARTSLGLTRRGRATNGQQAVEHGLQAESSNVAEPARSDVNRAEQGGHDEGGSSVPRDANARRRNTYSDEQKQSIYAMLLERTSLGKLNHGVTRIVSHITGVPWRVVQRIWHNGQQGDGVNGVVSKKPRNCGRKKKPFDPQIIKTVELKKRTTIKDLANEIHIVDGRCGVSVDVQWNRL, encoded by the exons ATGGCTCTGTTTGCTCGATGGCTCGTTCTCTTGACCTGTCTTATTGGTCTAAACGAGCAGCCTCAAATCTTGGTGGACGAAG AGCATGAGGACGTACATTCGCAAGACGAAAACGTtgatgccggcggcggcggtgtccaTCCCCAGAATGGAA ATACGGTGGAGAGTCATGTTCACGCTAGGCTTGGTCTAGCAGGTCGACGCCGTGGTGGTGGTTTCAACGTGAGCGGCGGTGCCGTTCATGGCAGTAGTGGTCGCGCTCGCACAAGTCTAGGACTGACACGACGTGGCCGAGCAACGAATGGGCAGCAAGCCGTCGAACATGGGCTCCAAGCTGAGAGCTCCAACGTTGCCGAACCTGCAAGATCTGATGTCAACCGTGCTGAACAAGGAGGTCATGATGAAGGTGGTTCTAGCGTTCCTCGAG ATGCGAACGCTAGGAGGAGGAACACATACAGCGATGAACAAAAGCAGTCCATTTATGCCATGCTTTTAGAGCGAACTAGTTTGGGGAAGTTAAATCATGGTGTTACTAGGATTGTTTCGCACATAACAGGGGTGCCTTGGAGAGTTGTCCAGCGCATATGGCACAATGGACAACAGGGTGATGGGGTTAACGGTGTTGTTAGCAAAAAACCAAGAAATTGTGGTCGTAAAAAGAAGCCATTTGACCCACAAATAATCAAAACAGTAGAGTTGAAAAAGAGAACGACTATCAAGGATTTAGCCAATGAGATACATATAGTGGACGGACGGTGTGGAGTGTCCGTGGACGTACAGTGGAACAGGCTATAA
- the LOC120681641 gene encoding kinesin-like protein KIN-14I — protein MAAGGVGHQAPNGASGSVSNGAASAAATPLHSSAASTANGAADDGYDSDGYSFAPPTPSTLSMSIPPELAGAIPLIDRFQVEGFLKAMQKQIHSAGKRGFFSKKSVGPQAREKFTLEDMLCFQKDPIPTSLLKISSDLVSRSIKLFQVILKYMGIDSPAILSLEERIELVAKLYKHTLKRSELRDELFAQISKQTRNNPDRSWSIRAWELMYLCASSMPPSKDIGAYLSEYVHYIAHGATTDSDVRVLALNTLNALKRSVKAGPRITIPAREEIEALLTSRKLTTIVFFLDETFEEITYDMATTVADAVEELAGIIKLSVYSSFSLFECRKVVNGSKSSEVGHEEYIGLDDNKYIGDLLSEFKSAKDRNKGEILHCKLVFKKRLFRESDEAVTDPMFVQLSYVQLQHDYILGNYPVGRDDAAQLSALQILVEIGFVDNPESCVEWISLLERFLPRQVAITRAKRDWELDIISRYQLMEHLSKDDARQQFLRILRTLPYGNSVFFSVRKIDDPIGLLPGKIILGINKRGVHFFRPVPKEYLHSAELRDIMQFGSSNTAVFFKMRVAGVLHIFQFETKQGEEICVALQTHINDVMLRRYSKARSATSVTSQNDINQSYKPPNIEMYEKRVQELTKTVEESQKKADQLREDLQLKTKQETEMQEELEGLRDTLQSERQSFKDLKSELDKLKSLCDEKEYALQATLMEKSRLETRLTSGQGRERDTFTTVASVNSDIEMVTKLKEELKSCHKELDASKEALKKLMSEKNLLDQKVQRLERMKSEEKSSMEKIYADECRKLKSQIADLEQKLEVTTRCLNVAESNLAARNSEVDSLQSSLKELDELREFKADVDRKNQQTAEILKRQGTQLVELENLYKQEQVLRKRYYNTIEDMKGKIRVFCRLRPLNDKELSLEEKNIVCSPDEFTIAHPWKDDKSKQHIYDHVFDANTTQEEVFEDTKYLVQSAVDGYNVCIFAYGQTGSGKTFTIYGSDNNPGLTPRATSELFRVIKRDGNKYSFSLKAYMVELYQDNLVDLLLPKNAKQQKLEIKKDSKGVVTVENATVVSISSIEELRAIISRGSERRHTAGTNMNDESSRSHLILSIIIESTNLQTQSYARGKLSFVDLAGSERVKKSGSAGKQLKEAQSINKSLSALADVIGALSSDGQHIPYRNHKLTMLMSDSLGGNAKTLMFVNVSPAESNLEETYNSLLYASRVRCIVNDTSKHVAPKEIVRLKKLIAYWKEQAGKRSDDELEEIQEERVSKEKADNRLTG, from the exons atggcggccggcggggtggGGCACCAGGCGCCCAACGGCGCCTCGGGCAGCGTCAGCAACGGCGCTGCTTCGGCAGCAGCCACGCCGCTGCACAGCTCGGCGGCCTCCACCGCCAacggcgccgccgacgacggCTACGACAGCGACGGCTACAGCTTCGCGCCGCC TACACCATCAACTTTGTCAATGTCCATACCTCCAGAGCTTGCTGGAGCCATTCCATTAATTGATAGATTCCAG GTGGAGGGTTTTCTCAAAGCAATGCAGAAGCAGATTCATTCGGCTGGAAAACGtggatttttttctaaaaagtcTGTTGGACCACAAGCTCGTGAGAAATTCACTTTGGAAGATATGTTGTGCTTCCAAAAG GATCCTATTCCAACTTCATTACTAAAAATAAGCAGCGACCTTGTAAGCCGCTCAATTAAGTTGTTCCAGGTCATACTGAAGTACATGGGCATTGACTCACCAGCAATATTAAGTTTGGAGGAGAGAATAGAGCTAGTTGCGAAGCTCTATAAGCATACATTGAAGCGTTCTGAACTTCGAGATGAACTCTTTGCACAGATTTCAAAACAAACACGTAATAATCCTGATAG GAGTTGGTCAATAAGAGCTTGGGAGCTTATGTATCTTTGTGCATCATCTATGCCACCAAGTAAAGATATTGGGGCATACTTGTCTGAGTATGTTCACTATATTGCCCACGGAGCCACAACTGATTCTGATGTTCGAGTTCTAGCACTGAACACGCTAAATGCATTGAAACGATCAGTCAAGGCAGGTCCTAGGATTACAATTCCGGCACGAGAGGAAATAGAAGCTCTTTTAACAAGCCGGAAGCTTACAACAATTGTATTTTTCTTGGACGAAACTTTCGAGGAAATAACTTATGACATGGCAACAACAGTTGCTGATGCTGTTGAG GAACTTGCTGGCATTATCAAACTTTCAGTGTATTCAAGTTTCAGCCTATTTGAATGTCGAAAGGTTGTTAATGGATCCAAGTCTTCAGAAGTTGGCCATG AGGAATACATTGGCTTAGATGATAACAAATATATCGGTGACTTGCTATCTGAATTCAAGTCAGCGAAGGATCGCAACAAAGGAGAAATTCTGCATTGCAAACTTGTATTCAAAAAACGCCTCTTCCGCGAGTCAGATGAGGCTGTGACTGATCCAATGTTTGTTCAGCTATCATATGTGCAG TTGCAACATGATTACATTTTGGGAAACTATCCGGTTGGCAGGGATGATGCTGCACAACTCTCTGCTTTGCAAATATTGGTTGAGATTGGATTCGTTGACAATCCTGAGTCCTGTGT TGAATGGATATCACTTTTAGAGAGATTTCTTCCTAGACAAGTTGCGATTACTAGAGCAAAGCGAGACTGGGAGCTTGACATCATTTCACGCTATCAGTTAATG GAACATTTGTCAAAGGACGATGCACGGCAACAATTTCTCAGAATCTTGAGGACTCTTCCGTATGGGAACTCAGTTTTCTTCAGTGTTCGGAAGATTGATGATCCAATAGGACTGCTACCTGGAAAAATCATCTTGGGTATCAACAAAAGAGGG GTTCACTTTTTCCGCCCAGTTCCCAAGGAATATCTACATTCTGCAGAGCTAAGAGACATCATGCAATTTGGTAGCAGCAATACAGCTGTTTTCTTTAAAATGCGAGTTGCTGGTGTCCTTCATATCTTTCAGTTTGAAACGAAGCAG GGTGAGGAAATATGTGTAGCACTTCAAACACATATAAATGACGTCATGCTCCGCAGATATTCAAAAGCACGCTCTGCTACTAGTGTGACTTCTCAGAATGATATTAACCAATCATATAAGCCACCAAATATTGAAATGTATGAGAAGCGAGTCCAAGAACTGACAAAAACAGTTGAGGAATCTCAGAAGAAAGCAGATCAG TTGCGAGAAGACCTACAGCTAAAGACAAAACAAGAAACAGAGATGCAAGAAGAGTTGGAAGGACTAAGAGACACCTTGCAATCTGAACGCCAAAGTTTTAAAGATTTAAAAAGTGAGCTGGATAAGCTAAAATCGCTATGTGATGAGAAAGAATATGCTTTGCAG GCTACCCTGATGGAAAAAAGTAGACTTGAGACCAGATTAACAAGTGGCCAGGGCCGTGAGAGAGATACTTTCACAACTGTAGCCAGCGTCAACAGTGACATTGAG ATGGTTACAAAGCTTAAGGAGGAGTTAAAATCATGCCACAAAGAGCTGGATGCATCGAAAGAAGCCTTGAAGAAGTTAATGTCTGAAAAAAATCTTCTTGACCAGAAGGTTCAAAGGCTTGAAAGAATGAAAAGTGAAGAG AAAAGCTCAATGGAAAAGATTTATGCGGATGAATGCCGTAAACTGAAATCTCAGATCGCTGATTTGGAGCAGAAATTGGAAGTTACAACACGATGCTTAAATGTGGCTGAATCAAATCTTGCCGCAAGAAATTCTGAGGTGGATAGCTTGCAAAGTAGTCTGAAAGAACTTGATGAGTTACGAGAGTTCAAAGCG GATGTTGACAGAAAGAACCAACAAACTGCTGAGATTCTTAAAAGGCAAGGAACACAACTGGTGGAACTTGAAAATCTTTATAAGCAAGAACAGGTTCTGCGGAAGCGTTACTATAATACAATTGAAG ATATGAAAGGAAAAATAAGAGTTTTTTGTCGGTTGCGTCCTCTAAATGATAAGGAGCTTTCTTTAGAGGAGAAAAATATAGTTTGCAGTCCTGATGAATTTACAATTGCACATCCATGGAAAGATGACAAGTCGAAGCAACATATATATGATCATGTTTTTGATGCAAACACTACTCAAGAAGAAGTCTTTGAGGACACGAAG TATCTGGTACAATCAGCTGTTGATGGATATAATGTTTGTATATTTGCCTATGGCCAAACTGGTTCTGGAAAGACTTTCACAATTTATGGTTCAGATAACAATCCTGGTCTTACCCCAAGGGCAACATCTGAACTTTTTAGGGTGATAAAGCGTGATGGTAATAAATATTCATTTTCTTTGAAG GCGTATATGGTGGAGCTTTATCAAGATAATCTTGTGGACCTATTGTTGCCCAAAAATGCAAAACAGCAAAAGTTAGAGATAAAAAAAGATTCTAAg GGTGTTGTTACAGTTGAAAATGCGACAGTTGTGAGCATTTCAAGTATTGAAGAACTGAGGGCTATAATTTCAAGAGGTTCTGAGAGAAGGCACACTGCCGGAACAAATATGAATGATGAGAGCTCAAGGTCTCATTTAATCCTTTCAATCATTATTGAAAGTACAAATCTCCAGACTCAATCATATGCAAGAGGCAAG CTAAGTTTTGTGGACCTTGCTGGTTCTGAGAGGGTGAAAAAATCTGGTTCAGCAGGAAAACAACTGAAAGAAGCACAAAGTATCAATAAATCTCTTTCAGCATTGGCTGATGTTATTGGTGCTTTATCATCTGATGGACAACATATACCTTACCGGAACCATAAGTTAACAATGCTTATGAGTGATTCTCTTGGAGGCAATGCGAAGACCTTGATGTTCGTGAATGTTTCACCAGCAGAGTCTAACTTGGAGGAGACTTACAACTCACTCTT GTATGCTTCACGGGTTCGTTGCATTGTTAATGATACAAGCAAGCATGTTGCCCCAAAAGAAATCGTGAGGCTGAAGAAATTGATTGCCTATTGGAAGGAGCAAGCAGGCAAGCGAAGTGATGACGAACTGGAAGAAATACAGGAAGAGAGGGTCTCAAAAGAGAAAGCAGACAATCGACTGACTGGCTGA
- the LOC120681380 gene encoding translation initiation factor IF-2-like has protein sequence MAAGEGGLIEPRRRGARPGPLPRADPRHGPAAEAAPPRLAMARSRVEVGRGEGHAHGPAVADLVPSRPDPRRRPSVRAAAASPAPLRPAELPPSHGSALPSRHAAELVPHLGAEQGMGRRRPGVEQGLRLSARRVAAPHARPPPRPLLRSSSARLLGRREDDRRERGCTAGGPRRGLARREEGGGVPPPPPLALRPRSARIWPAGQRGAARPRAEGEQARAGGMGSSRRHGEGGGRLRRAGQLRHARSPSGEPAPPRPVVSMASSMGGRSSRAGAGPLPRRRERAGRERREGGAG, from the coding sequence atggccgccggggAGGGCGGACTAATcgagccgcggcggaggggagcTCGGCCAGGGCCTTTGCCGCGCGCGGATCCGCGCcacgggccggcggcggaggccgccccgccgcgcctcgccaTGGCCCGCTCCCGCGTCGAGgtagggaggggggaggggcacGCGCACGGCCCCGCCGTGGCCGACCTCGTGCCGTCCCGCCCTGatcctcgccggcgcccctcGGTCCGTGCCGCGGCCGCCtcaccggcgcccctccgccCTGCagagctccctccctcccacggCTCCGCGTTGCCGAGCCGCCACGCTGCGGAGCTGGTGCCTCACCTCGGTGCCGAGCAGGgtatggggcggcggcggcctggcgtGGAGCAGGGCCTCCGCCTCTCCGCTCGCCGCGTCGCCGCTCCGCACGCccgcccgccaccgcggccTCTGCTCCGTTCGAGCTCGGCGCGCCTCCttgggaggagggaggacgaCCGACGGGAGCGAGGATGCACGGCAGGTGGGCCGCGGCGAGGCCTCGCACGGAGGGAAGAGGGAGGTggagttccgccgccgcctcccctcgccCTGCGACCCCGCAGCGCGCGGATCTGGCCGGCGGGGCAGAGGGGTGCGGCGAGGCCCCGCGCGGAAGGGGAGCAAGCTCGAGCCGGAGGCATGGGGTCGAGCCGGAGGCatggggaaggaggtggccggctCCGGCGCGCGGGCCAGCTCCGCCACGCCCGTTCGCCGTCCGGCgagcccgctccgccgcgcccggtCGTCTCCATGGCGAGCTCCATGGGCGGACGGAGCTCGCGCGCGGGGGCGGGGCCCCTGCCCCggcggagagagagagcagggagggagagaagggagggaggCGCGGGGTAA